The genomic interval ggagggggaaagGTGGGGGGGAGCAAGGAGGTGTTTTCcagtttgacatttaaaaaccttAGAGGAGTGCGAATGTCCATAATGAGAggtccctttttttgtttttgaaaacgCGTTTAATCCACGCAAACGTGAAAACAGCACGCGCGCGCGTGAAGCGACACCCCCGTCTGCGAGAGGTGCCCACCGCCGTGAATGAACTACGTCACTTCATGTATGCAGCATCTGCATCATACATCATGTTCCCCTTCATGTGCACGTTGTGTGCGCGAGACGCATTTCAAGTGTGTTGGCAGAAATGTCCTTGCGCGTGAGACAAGGTTATTATTACTTTccataaatatttttatatatggtaataataaatcatttgaaACAAGGTTCAATACTTAACTGTTCCCCTATTATGAAACAATGCTGATGGATTATATCACGGCTACAATACAATGTTTTAAACAAGTTCACCCACTCATcatttgtgatgatgatgatgatgatttgattCATGCATAAATCTCTCATCACATCACAGGGTGATTGTACAGTCAATAGTGATAAATACATCCCACTACTTTTCACCTGTCTCTGCATATGATGAGGACTTCAGCAACAGAACTGTCGTTGGAGAAAAGCAGCCAATCACCAGAATGGACCAGTCGAACCATATATGGTGTTTCCGGGGAAAGAATGTGGCGAAGGGGGGAGGGCGGGGGGCGCTTCGGAGCGCAGAAGGACATAGACTGTGAGTGTCCCACTCACCCCCtccttcactcattcacacatcaGTCACAAAAGAAAGTGAAACACGCACAAaagaagcttgtgtgtgtgtgtgcgtgtttgtctggtattccttatgttgtggggacctaaatctgctCACATGATGGGGACTGTCTTCCTTATGGtgaattactacattttaaggtgaggacatgttttagagtgaggttaaggttaaggttaggattaggattaataTTAGAGTTACTCCCCGaatgtaaatcaatgcaatgtcctctgaagtcatggaagccagtgtgtgtgtgtgccactcaccccctccctcactcattcacacatcaGTCacgaaacaaagtgaaacaggCTAAAATgaagctcctgtgtgtgtgtatttaaatctgtttacatGGTCAAATTATGATGACTTGTCTCTCTTATAGGGACAGAAAGAccaagtccccataacataaataactACATGTTTTGGGTGAGGACATGTTACAAAGTTGCTAAGGTcagggttaagttaaggttaagttcagggttaggattaggccatgtagtgagtaagtctccaggaaatgaatgcaagtcaatgcaatgtcctctgaagtaatggaaaccagtgtgtgtgtgtgatagcagACACATGAGACTATTGTTGAAACATAAAGGAGGACCAACACTGCACTTAACCCACATCTGCtacttatataatataatatcatgtaTATCATCACATATAGTTGCTGCTTTTCTATAAATGCACCTTTAACTGGTTGATTCTGTTCCCACGGCTGGTGCACTTTATTATGCAAGCATTATTTTGTTGCACGGCATTCATCAGCTCCTCTATATGAAAAGTGGgtgaaaatgttatatttaggTCTCAGGTGACGTCACAGATCCACTGAAGTGAAAGGAGTGGATGGTGAATAGAGGGGGGCGTCGCTGTGTTCAGAGGGGCTGCGTTCCCCTCTGCTTCCCGGCAGTCTCTCCCCCCCTCTGAGCTCGTTTACCGGCACATCATTATGGTGGTCAACTCTGCTACTGCTGCCGCTGAGCGCTTCAAGGcggtgggtggtggtgggggtcaAAGGTCGCATACAACTGCAGACGCCCTGCGCCACAGCTCAAAGCCTTGTTGTTCTCATCAGAGCAACTTGAGCGTGATCGCACACAGActgcaggtttatttttagactCTGTGACGTCAACGTTCAAAGTTCATGTAAAACAGGTAAATGGATTTAACTTCACAGCTGCTCGAGAATGGCTTGTGTTATAACAAGATaattataatatacatttaatggCCTAAAGATTATTAAATACATATAAAGTTAATCAATAGAATAAACAGTCAGATAAGGAAAtggttattaattattattcagttttatttacagGACTTTTGAATGATCTCCActgtaatgtattttatttatttatctatatatatatttacttgttATAATCAAGATGTTTATCATTTCTATCCTAATTTAtgattttatctttgttttgaaacagttttaaattgtttccattcattcccatttaagctgttttaaaatTGTGTGAATTACCAATGAAATTGTCACAAACTGTTTGctgtaatgttgtttttatagtttttatctttttttattttaatgcccATTGAAAAGTGTAGTAAAAGCTGTGTTAACTGTTATATAACTGTTTTATTAGttgtaatgttattttatgGTTTGTTGTCTCTGTTTTAATTCCAACtgaatttgttttcaaacaacAGTTGAAACCTGTTGTGTCATTTATGTttcctgctgttttgttttggtagTTTTTCCTGTACAGAAATGCACTGTATAAAACTACACTGTCCTGCTGCTAAGTACTTTGCGaaatacaaatgacaaagtgcttcacagtgTCACCAGATAAAACAGGCAACATACAGGTCACAGACATcagcagaataaataaaaccatcCATTTTAATTCAGATTTAGATCATTTGTCAGAACATAAAACCATGTAAGAAGTGCAGAATTAAAACTTGGATAAAAAAACAGGAACGTTTTCAAACACATCTCTGTACAAATGCACGTTTAATTCAGTGTATTCTGTTGATTCCTGCATCCTAAcaacttaaaaacacactttgttcAGGACACACAGTTCAGGTCAGAGTCGCTGGTTGGCTGCTCCTGCCAACCActcaaacaaaataatcaaacaacCCAGAAGACACTGCTGTGGTTGTTTGGTGTCCTctttcactgcacacacacacacggttactGACTCCACGGAGAGAGTATCTGTCTGACAGGAGCTCTCACTCTGACACTGTTTCCCCACACCCAGATGTTTCGGTTGACGCAATAACGTGTTTTTTTATATCGTGGGAGTGTCGTTTTACGTGGTTGAGTGGCCCGTCGTCACAACACAGACGATCTTCGTTGCCATGCAAATTAAGCACGTCACTGACGCGAAGGGGTGGAGTGTTGCCTCGGCAACCAGGAATGTTAAACAAAACACGAGCGCGGGAATTAAGACACTGCCCCTTTAACCTACTTTGAAGAACTttcacacaatgacacaatgaCTGGCACTTTATTACCTTTATTAACGACACATTGACACAGTGAAGtggtcatttaatttaaaaatagtttggaggtgtcatgtttttaaaatagaaatataacACAAGGTGAGATTGTGGAATATTGAAATGATGTCTGTCTTTGTGGGACATTCTATGTGCTATGCATTCAAATAAATCTGCAACAAATACAACTACAAACACAATGGTGCATcagcaaaaatgtgaatgtgcaATCACTTCAATAAATAACACTTACAATGAATGAAGTTAATTCTAACTACAGTTGGCAACTTATCTAAAGACagttttctatgtgtgtgtaattaaagTTGTTTATATTGTAAAGCCACTGAGTAATCCAGGTAAACAATAATAAGAGCAGCTACAAGTCAAttcatgtgttttctcttgGGTGAGGTTTGAGGATTCCCTCTCCCACACTCCTCCTCGCAGAGGGAAACACCTCTGTTGTGGGCAAGTCTGAACACTGCTCACACTGTTGTGGAAAAGTACACTTCACAAACCAGTTATCAGCTCGTTCTGCAACCCAACACACCTTCACCCAATTGCGCACACAAAGGTACAATGAGTGCCTGGAGGAAGAGTACACACGTAAGTGTGTCTGCACTGACATGCATCtatggtgtgtgtttgcacacagtTCTGCATGGCGTGGTAATTAACACACATTCCTCTGTGTCCTTccaataaaataaagaacatttgATAGTAGATAAGAGAGAGTTTCACTTGAAAAAGACGGTTATTAATTACGGTTTAAAGATGTGCCTACACATGAACATAACCTATGCTTTAGGctacaggtttttgtttttttgtttttttaaattgaaatgtgcatttttcaAATCAGCATCTTTAAATCTTCAATGGTGCTTGGTATTTAGGATTTGACTCAATATTTAGTCAAACTCGAAACTCTTTTCATTATATGcgaaaattgaatgtgtttgttataCTAtagtgtgtgtacgtgtgtgtatgttttggtGTCACATTTATGTTGTGTAATAAGAATTGTCATAAAGTTTGCCTGAACTGAATGACTCAGCAAAAGCCACTAAACTGCAGTAAATCATACAAAATAATTCACAAATTGTATTGAAACCCCATATAATTATATCTCAGTGAAGATGTGAAACATATTCTTCATATAggtggataataataatgatatgttTAAGAATAACATGGCAAAGATAACTGTGTAGCAGttcattatgtttgtttgtttgtttgtttgttatacTTCGTTCAAAATATTCAACTTTGGGTGTGGGATGAGCTTTTGTTGACCGTTATCACACTTTATTCACTTTTCACAgcagccctgtgtgtgtgtacgtgtgtgtgtttgttgtcttacATAACGTCATGTCGTTGTCCGCCAAACTCGGAATGTGCGCTTCCGAGCAGAGTCCGCCCCTTTTACAGGATGCACCATATTTGGTATATGACGTACTGGGGATCCCGTTTCTGGAATATTCCATTCCTTCAGGGGTGAGCGTAGAAAACACgattaaaatgtgacttttcgCGGTGCAACGACACACAAACATAGTGTGAATTAGATGTCTAGTGTATTTTGACATTGTAGCAGCGGTGTTACTCGTTTTAAAGTcgctgttttcagtgttttccctCCCTCGGTGTCCGCACGAAGAGCACTCCCCGTTGTGACGTCACAGAGCAGGTCTCACCGGCTATATAAACGCTCCGTGTTTCCTGAACTGGCAGACAAACTTTGAGTGAACTCACAGAGCAACAACAAGAGAGAACAGAGCGGGAGCAGCACTTAACAACTCACAAACCTACCGAAGGGGATTTTACTCGTCTCAAGTTCACACACAACCTGACAGTAGAGTTTGCTTGGACCTCcagttttctccttcttttgcTTTCGTCTTCTTGGGAACGATGATGTTCACCGGCTTCAACGCGGAGTGTGATTCCTCCTCCCGCTGCAGCACCGCGTCCCCGTCCGCGGACACTGTGGGATATTACCCGTCACCAGCAGGCTCTTACTCCAGCATGGGCTCTCCTCAGTCTCAGGTACGTCGACTGAAAAttcttcattatttcattatatgGATATATGTGACATCATAATTTAAGACGTAGTTGTTTGGCATGCAAGACACAAGGAGAAGTTTGTGAATGATATGACAGTTTGCAGATGCAGTGATGGACAGTTGTAGTCTTCAGCTAAATAACTTCTAGATAATAAAGGTGCTATAACTGcacacaaacaatcaaaacaagcaAGTGAAATAATTAAGTCAGTGTGTGCACGGTGACCTGCAGTGAGAGGCAGTTTTCATTCATCCACCTGGAAACTCAATGGAGAATGTAACGTCATAGCTGACATCACAGGGATATTTTTAAATCGGCCAGCTTTTTATAGtccctctctctgcttcattcattcattcacacacatcctGCAGTGCTGcacactctccctcctccttatttttttttaaagtttaccAAATGCACTGACAGCCTCTCTTTGCTTCATTCCCTCCAGGATTTCACAGACCTGACAGCATCAAGTGCCTCATTCATCCCCACTGTCACGGCCATCTCCACAAGCCCAGACCTGCAGTGGATGGTCCAGCCTCTCATCTCCTCGGTGGCCCCCTCTAACAGAGCTCATCCCTACAGCTCCAGCCAGAGTCCTGCCTACACCAGACCAGCCATGAGGTCCGCAGCATCCAAGGGTCACGGCTCAACCAAGAGAGGCAGAGCAGAACAGGTAATTACTACTCAATCGTGTGACTCAAAAGTCTTACCAAACAAGTTCCTTGTTGCGGCGTCATGTCACAGAGCTCGAGTCTTAACTgttgcctgtttttgtgcagattTCACACGAGGAGGACGAGAAGAGAAGGGTTCGCAGGGAGAGGAATAAGCAGGCTGCAGCAAAATGCCGCAACAGGAGGCGAGAGCTTACAGACACTCTACAAGCTGTAAGTACCCTATTGATTTATCATTATTCATCAACACGTATTTATCATCAAGATGGAAAGCAATGCAATCCAACAGCCAAGTTAACGCCtcccctttctctttctctgacaATTTCAGGAAACTGATCAGCTGGAGGATGAGAAGTCCAACCTTCAGAATGATATTGCCAATCTtatgaaggagaaggagaggctgGAGTTCATTCTGGCTGCCCATCAGCCCATCTGCAAAATCCCCTCAGAGCTGGACACAGACTTCCCTATGGTCTCCATCTCTCCTCCCCAGTCCTGCCTCACCACTGGGGTGTCTTCCTCAACACAGACCTCCATCACCTCAATCACTTCAGGGCAGCCAACATTCACCTCAACCTCCAACTCCAtcttctccagcagcagcatcagcagcagctccatcCTGCCCACTGCCACCGTCTCCAACAGCACGGTCAAGTTGGCGGATCTGGACGCCTCAGTCCTGGAGGAATCTCTGGACCTGATGGCAAAGACCGAGATGGCGACGGCGCGGTCGGTGCCCGAGGTCGACTTGTCCAACTCTCTGTACACGGTGCAGGACTGGGAGCCGCTTCACAACTCGGCCAATACTGGCGACTTTGAGCCCCTGTGCACGCCCGTGGTGACCTGCACCCCTTCCTGCACCACCTACACCTCTTCATTTGTGTTCAGCTTCCCTGAGGCGGAGACCTTCCCCACTTGTGGCGTCGCCCACaggagaggaagcagcagcaatGACCAGTCCTCCGACTCCCTCAGCTCACCCACCCTGCTGGCCCTCTAAAGACTTCCAGAAACAATAATACTTCCGACCAAGCACGTTTTTCTCAATGTATGAGACAAATGTGCAGATCATAGGGCTATGGAATGGACAAAATTATTTACTACATTATTTGCCTTTATCTATACTTGCCTATTACACCAATGTAGCAAGTTAAAAAGCATGTTTTAACTAATACCACCTAGTGATTTAATTAAGTTAATATATGATTTAAATGGTGCTAGATGAGAAACATTGTTGTAGTGTTGATGTGTGTTCAGAGCAATAGCTATATTATTGATCCAGTTTGTTTTCTGGTTGATGGAAATTTGAGAGTAATTGTGAACCTTttgtgaaaataacaaaaacaagaaaaaaacaaaacaataactgcTGTGCGTTGTCTTAACCATGGTCTGAGTGGTCTTATCTTAGTATATGAAgttttctgtgaaaacattaGTGCTTTTAATTTATgaaattttcaatttatttttttacacagagTAACAATTAATGTTGTTTGTAAgagatgtaaataaaaaaaactatagtgATATTTAAATTCACCTCACTTTGTCTGGCCCGTTATCTGTGGATCTCCTTATTaccattatatatataaatatatatatgcacacacacacaaacatgtgcatttGTCTATATGTGTAAATTATAgtcaaacagagcagcagctctgtcatAACACATAATTAAAACTGCGTCTAAAATTAGTCTCTATAAGGAATagacgttttttttcttgcacCTCCACTGGctctatttattttctgtctgttgCCAAGGATAACTAAACGTCAGGGCTCTGACGTCAGTGCGttctttccatttttatttttttaaattctgcaaTCCCAGCGCGGTGACGTTGAAACTTCCATGCCCAAATATGGAGTAGTAGGCGGGCTGTTGTCTGGCTGTGGAGCGCGGACGTGCATCGCAGTAAGAGACACCCTCTTTCTTCTGGGTcttgtttgtgacattttctgctgcaCAGAGGAAATAGAGGTGATTGGTTTTGTAATGTTTCGTCGCTGCATGACGACTCGCGCTCTGACTCTCGGTTACATTGAACCTCATAGACGTCGGTTTCATTCTTACTGTGGTCTCGATAGGTTTCACTTCACTCTCTCCAATGTCGCACGTGATTTACAACACAgagaaggaaagacagagaaacCGAGTCCTCAGAAATGAGTGGTTCAAGCACACAGACTGCAGTCTGGACCTGACCTTCATTAGCGCTTCTTGGAAGTGGACTTGAGCTCGCAGACAGCTGGAGGTGATTCTCTGCAGAGTGGTTTTCTCTTACATCTCTTATTTCCCCGCCACGCACACTCTACAGTAAATCCACAGCTGATgggaagcacagacagacagacaggtgtctACATCACATCAAAATGTCTGGTTAGAGTAAGATCTGAACATGATGTGAAAGTATCTAATTTGGAATATCATAAGAACATAATTCACACATAATAATATATAGTTTTTCAGTTGTTGCTAATAAAGAATGAGTACTAATTGTAGATGCACTATGATTTGCATTAGGTACACATGTCACAGTGGCAGGAGTGGTAACACGTACAGGacattttcacccagagaacaACTGGGTTGGatattgtcttattttatcGTGTCTATTCTCTGTAAATCTTAAAGAGGGTTGTCTCTGAGAATCCCAGTCACTTACATCACCTTTCTCCCCCATTCTGATGCTGAGAGATCATATATTTgtgttgaacaggtgtacctaataaagtgccCATTTCCGTCTGAATGTTTAGACATgtcttcttcattatcattGTTTTAGTTGCAATTAAACAAACAAGTGCAACCTCAGGTGCATGTAAGGGGGGGTTCTTGTGCATGTTAAGCTCTGTACACACGAATGCACTCCTGTTCTAACCGGAAATGGTTAGTTAGATGACTTATCTTTAAACATGAAGACATCACTGAGACAGAGATTTCAAATTTTGGGCTTTATTCAAGTGGATGTTCCATGACTGCGTTATTTGGCAGCACGGACAAAAAACATGCCAATTATGCAACAGTGCATTTGTTACGcagtttgtgatttttttttttttttttttccgaaaaaagaaaaatcctccCGCTCCCTTGTATTTGTCATTCTTTCACCTCACTTGCTCATTCCACCTTTTATCAATATTGCCCCACTTAAAGTGTCACTGGAAAGCACATTGCCTAATGGTTTTACACAGGAAGTGCGTagcatgcttgtgtgtgtgtacgtgcgtgcACATGTGGGACACTCTGAATGGAAGACTACTCTCTCACACTAAGTGAAATATGCTGACGTTTAAACCACTCCAGTCTGAACACACCCTTGTGTGCAACACGGCCGAGATATCGGCAGCggttgtgtcacttcctgtcggCCTCCTCTTCCACAGTGAACTTATCACAAATCAaaagattaaaacatttattatccTTTATAGAAGTTAAGTTGCACTATTCCAGCTACCTCCCCGTTTCACTACAACGCTTGGATTATGTTTCCACAGAAgcgtcttgttttgtcactgCTACGTGGTTGCATAACCGCTGAATTCTGAGTATCTatgtgttttcctgtgcacATAAGTACGGCTCCATTTCCCCCAATTAAGCCCCTAAGTGCGACCATGCAGGCCCTAATAATGCTGTCTATTAATACCTTTCTGCCGGCCTCAGGGAGATGGGGTAGCAGCAGAAATAGCAGGTGCCTATTGCTTCTTTTAACATCAGCATCAACAGCGGTAAAATTAGACCACTATGACGCCAACCTGCGTCGATGCTGCAACCCAGGGGAGGAACCAGGCAGCGTTCGCCTGAtagaaaaagagaggaggaaacgagagcgagaggaggagtgggaggacAAGAGAAAATGATGAGTGTATGAGGATAGCAGGGAGGGAGAGGCAGACAGAGATCCCTCCCTGGGTTTAATTGTGAGCACAGTGATGATGAAACAGCTGAGTTCGCCTCAGTGCCACGACAACAAGAAATCAGTGTGGCATTGGCTCCGAATTCAGAGAAACTCGTCCCCTGATACCTTTCTTTTGTCAAGGATACGGGAgtctaaagaaagaaagattgcTTGAAATGTCTTTCCCCCCCCTGTGACAGAGCGTTTGTCTGAGCGACAGAGTGATACAGATATTCAGTGGTGCATCTACAATTATgccaaattatatttaattaagcACACGACAAAGCACACGCCGTTCTCCATGTGCCTGTGTGTTCTATCGCACATGTCAGctccagcagagacacagaatagatctataaatgcaagggatgtctgtctgcctgtaaCGGCTTCAGACTTGGCACGTTATTTGGTAAAGTAGGTGTGGGCAACAGTGTTTTTCCAGAGGGCCACACAACACAGAAGTGAAGCAAGTGAAGGGTTACAAGTAAACGGTTTTAAAGAAAGAATAATATGCAACCTGCAtggaatttacattttaaatgtcaaaatgctGTGAAAATACAATTTCTTTATTGTGATAATGTAATCTCACTGATAGATTCTCTGTCCTGTGCcttaaataaaagtctgacCGTGTTTCACTAGTTAAATGTGTGAAACTCAAATGTTTGGTCTGTGTTTGCAGTAACTCTGTCTCGTCATGCCTCACCGTATCAGACTTTGAACAGATTTCGaccatttttctgtttttaattccTTCGTCACACCTGCTAATATCACAGCTTAGATCTGCCTAGCAAGCTGAGCAAGCGTCAACTTGAGGTAACCCGTGATGACGTGGTGGGCTGGATAAAGCTGTCTTGTGGTGGGTGAACGACCCTTCATCTGACCTCGCAATTTCGGGTTGTATAACGACAAtgaaaatgtgacagatatatAGCTTAAAGAGCCACTTCCGGCTCATCTCACACAATGCCGACTGAATTATTACAATCTGTCGTTATCTTAAgatgtcattattatttcattatttcaatatctgtacttgtgtgtgatgtaaaaatgtgtgtaatgACAACAGTGACCATTGAAACGAACAAATACCCCACAAACAGGCACATATTGAACAGACAATGCCCCAAGAGACAAAGTGGGGCTTGTACTATGAAATTTCTTTTACAATGGCTCATGGGTGTGCAACAGTGTATGACAAATCAAACCTGGGTTTGACGCTATGTATTCATAATCAGCTTTGTATTTGCAATTTCATCAGAAGTAGCAGcccacatacagacagacagatgtcaGCTGAAGGGCGTGTAGACACTGGCATCAGCATGCACGCTCATTTAAGGACATCCGTAATGTAGGACGGTCATAAATGACACACAATTCCAAACCAGTGGCCAGAGGTGACGAAAAGTTAGTTAATCAATGGCCGCTTTATTGAATCAGATTTCCAAGTagctcactgtctgtctgtgtgtcaacCCTTGAATTATTTATTCTGCAATTATACTGCCCTTGAAAAGGAATGAAAGCAATGTTTGAATAAACCGAGTAATATTGAATGAGAAGGTATgacattcataaataaatggatgtgAAAATGTTAATTAGCCATTTATGAATATAAAGTTTTTTGTCTTAAAGCGCTGtaacatggaggaggaggaggaggaggaggagtgtgtaaCATACTATTCTTAGACGTTATTTGACGCACTTAGCTACAATACTTGAGGGATTTCTCTATCTAATAATTACTGTTCACTTAGTGCCAGACTCCCCACTCAGCCGCATGTTCGCGTCTCATAGGATCAGCAACAAGGATGTTTCCCTGGAAACTGGACAGCTCTGTCATAAGTAATTGGGTAATCCTTGAGCTGCTGACAGAAAAATAATAGCTTTTGGGGTTTTTCAGAGCACCCCAGCCAGAATGAAGTATGATATGTCTGTTTGATAATCTGGATTTACCGTTCACATACTATTGCAGAAATATTAGATACAAATCTAATTGTGAGCTAAGTGTGAACAGTTATAGGAACAATATGAAAAAATATATGATTTCTAATCGTATAAAAGCATTATTTActtgtattatttattcaatCTTGAAAGAAGCTGACAACTACGacacaaaatataaacaacagGCCATAAAAAGCCACATGACAGCCCATATAACGTTCGGTCATAAAGAACCTGGCTGCATCACATGAGTTAAGAACCAGAAAAAGGGTCAGTTGTTTGTCAATCCGCGTTTAAAAAGTATCCCCCCACCCTAACTCAGTGTGCAATTTAAATTCTGAACCCCTTGGTCAACCTGATGTTGCTTTTAATGACACTAAACTCCAACCTTCCCACAAATCTTTCCACACTGTGCTTTTTGAATGGTCTAATGGCTGATTTGGCCTTAGGTTCCAAGTGGGTCCCAGAACTTTGATTACCATAGTGAATTTTGTTGGTAATGTTAGACAGTGCAATAATCTGGGGTGTCTGTATGTTAAGAAATCTGTAAAATGCATTGACATAAGAACCTGTGGCTACAGGGGGAGCTGTGTTTGTACTCTTTAAGGCATGTCTATAatcggtaggtaggtaggtctgACAGTCGGTAAGTAGTCAGGTAGGTTAGTAGGTAATCAGTAGGAAGATAGGTTGAACAGGTAGGTAATCATTAAGAAGGTAGTTTTATCTGTTGGTCCAATGGTCAGTAAGAAGGAAGGGAGGTAATCAGCAAAAACGTAGGTTGATCGTAGGTTGATTGATTACCTAATcaataggtaggtaggtgggaCTCTCGCTGGTTGGTCCGTCAGTCGGCAGGTTCTTCTTCACAGCTATACAAAGAAAAAAGCACAAGAGAGGACATTGTAGTTATGAATATTTGTGAAAACTTACAGATCAAGCATAAAGTACAAAGCAAGTACAAAGCTTTTATCATAGTCCAACACTGACTTGACAGGCAGAGAACCTACGACACGAACAGGTTTTTTCTCCTACCATGCAAATAATTCGACCTCATCGTTACCTCATTAGGAGAGTGAGAACCCTGTCTGACACGCAGTTTTACCTCCAGGCCAGTGGCGGTGCTAGAGTGCCCAGTCAGACCGGTTGTGTGAGCTGGATCTCGGCATAAGCCTGTAGGCTggcacggtttggttggttgaGGGACAGCAGCCATGGCTCGACTCGCTGCGCTACTGCTGTTACCGGTTCTTATTGAATCTGTATTTTCCATCTCTTTCTTTTTACCGGTCAACTCAAGAAAGTGTTTACGGGAGGAGATCCACAAAGACGTCCTGGTCACGGGAGAGTATGAAATCACCGAACAGTCGAACACAAAAACTAATCTGAAGGTGAGCACTCAATCTGCGGCTAAAGCTGCGGCTAAAAGCCTGGTCTGGATTGTGTCGAAGTCGAATTGACTTCACTATATGGGCATCTGTTTAGCCAAGGCAGCAGTGACAAGTGAAATTCGCACTTAATATCACAAATGTTTGCCATTCGGCTGTAATCTGGGACAAATTCGTTA from Solea solea chromosome 17, fSolSol10.1, whole genome shotgun sequence carries:
- the LOC131443128 gene encoding protein c-Fos-like, with protein sequence MMFTGFNAECDSSSRCSTASPSADTVGYYPSPAGSYSSMGSPQSQDFTDLTASSASFIPTVTAISTSPDLQWMVQPLISSVAPSNRAHPYSSSQSPAYTRPAMRSAASKGHGSTKRGRAEQISHEEDEKRRVRRERNKQAAAKCRNRRRELTDTLQAETDQLEDEKSNLQNDIANLMKEKERLEFILAAHQPICKIPSELDTDFPMVSISPPQSCLTTGVSSSTQTSITSITSGQPTFTSTSNSIFSSSSISSSSILPTATVSNSTVKLADLDASVLEESLDLMAKTEMATARSVPEVDLSNSLYTVQDWEPLHNSANTGDFEPLCTPVVTCTPSCTTYTSSFVFSFPEAETFPTCGVAHRRGSSSNDQSSDSLSSPTLLAL